Proteins from a genomic interval of Thermoanaerobacterium thermosaccharolyticum DSM 571:
- a CDS encoding ATP-binding protein codes for MKIKRRDSADILNALAGGVVPSRGLQYIIVGREAEMRQIKEDLKDIKENGSSLIKFFIGAYGTGKSFMQNFVRQIGLDVGFVVAKADFTPHRRLYGNDNQAVALYSELMRNLSTKSVPHGNALPAILDQWITNIQNQVVQKLGYDGPILNDPTFIQAVEKEIIDVVSHLDELTGGYDFAKVLGIYYRGFVEQDREKQRRALRWIRGEYLAKTDAIRDLGIREIINDNNYYGYLKVLSKFVRQIGYSGLIINLDEAVNLYKITHREAREKNYEYILMIYNDILQGAVEGLYITFSGTPEFLEDERRGLYSYKALERRLKPGVQSDEYRDLKQPVIKLTPITPNETLVLLLNIRDIHAAHYGYEPMITDEEIRDFLIHFYERPGAEKQIILGDVIRQFISSLNILVENPTADWKELFDASNVTPQDDKIDRKVVNIHDRFQRGNF; via the coding sequence ATGAAAATTAAAAGGCGTGATTCAGCAGATATTTTAAATGCATTAGCTGGTGGGGTAGTTCCCAGTCGAGGCCTTCAATATATAATAGTTGGTCGTGAAGCTGAAATGAGACAAATAAAAGAGGATCTAAAGGATATTAAGGAAAATGGAAGTTCGTTAATTAAATTTTTTATTGGAGCATACGGAACTGGCAAAAGTTTTATGCAAAATTTTGTTCGTCAGATAGGTCTAGATGTAGGGTTTGTCGTTGCAAAAGCTGATTTTACTCCACATAGGAGATTATACGGAAATGATAACCAAGCTGTTGCTTTGTACAGCGAGCTAATGAGGAACTTATCTACTAAATCAGTTCCACATGGTAATGCTTTACCGGCGATTTTGGACCAGTGGATAACAAATATTCAAAATCAGGTGGTACAAAAATTGGGCTATGACGGGCCTATTTTGAATGATCCTACTTTTATTCAAGCAGTTGAAAAAGAAATTATTGATGTTGTTTCACACTTGGATGAGTTAACGGGGGGATATGATTTTGCAAAAGTTTTAGGCATTTATTATCGGGGTTTTGTAGAGCAAGACAGGGAAAAGCAACGCCGTGCTTTGAGATGGATACGAGGGGAGTACCTGGCAAAAACCGATGCTATTCGTGATTTAGGAATTCGCGAAATTATCAATGATAACAATTATTATGGATATTTGAAGGTGCTGTCGAAATTTGTGCGTCAAATAGGATATTCAGGATTAATCATTAATTTAGATGAGGCAGTTAATTTATATAAAATTACGCACCGAGAAGCAAGAGAGAAGAATTATGAGTATATTTTAATGATATATAATGATATTTTACAAGGAGCGGTGGAAGGTTTATATATTACCTTCAGCGGTACACCTGAGTTTTTAGAAGATGAGCGCAGGGGACTTTACAGCTATAAAGCATTGGAACGTAGGTTAAAACCAGGTGTTCAAAGCGATGAATACCGTGATTTGAAGCAACCCGTAATTAAATTAACGCCAATTACTCCTAATGAAACTCTGGTTTTATTATTGAATATCCGCGATATACACGCAGCTCATTACGGTTATGAACCAATGATAACAGACGAAGAGATTCGTGATTTTTTGATTCATTTTTATGAACGACCGGGTGCAGAGAAGCAAATCATCTTGGGGGACGTTATTCGACAGTTTATCAGTAGTTTAAATATTCTTGTTGAAAATCCGACGGCAGATTGGAAAGAATTATTTGATGCTTCTAATGTAACACCACAAGATGATAAGATAGATCGAAAAGTGGTTAATATACATGATCGCTTTCAACGTGGTAATTTTTAG
- a CDS encoding DEAD/DEAH box helicase, producing the protein MSQIFYMLSDTVQKKIWDMGWTRFTPIQEKAIPVIMNTQKDVILSSATASGKTEAAFLPILSQIEETTPYTLKVLYISPLKALINDQFERIQKLCDQMYIPVHRWHGDVSQYSKKKLIDNPAGILQITPESIESLFINHTHALRLLFQYLQFIVIDEIHVFIDTERGVQLRSLLSRIERFTKDRPRVIGLSATIDNFELVKNWVNYRDPDNVEIIEAKESDKDLYYNLMHFDSEKMRSYPIELYEDIRELTRNHSALIFFNSRGAVEEATVILNRLAERDGIGQMYYAHHSSIAKAEREFVEKMMAKSTVPKSIVATSSLELGIDIGEIDFVIQVDSTFTVSSLKQRLGRSGRKQGKDQYLQLYTADKYGLLQSIAVMDLLLQKWIEPSKGYPRPYDILFHQIISMCHQMNGVAPEDLITLLKHNRAFYDLPEIDIRLLIEHMVKQDYLEQLSDTGQLIVGLEGERLLRGKDFYSVFMTEDSYEVLDGIKKIGEIQKTPFVNEGDNIILAGRLWTIKEVDAKRSKVYVQKAVDGHPPNYSGGGVRLHRRIPEHMHEILCSDYIFDFINDNGRYTLEELRAPYRHYKVRPDERIIWRMNGELLFETFTGTNIFQTLIWMLRYYGVNVDKTDGIGRISILDNIDLIEILKEIRQKDWSLSDLLPYTMDHEFFVSKYSPFLPKELQIKMHEAHYVDIKGVLDFLNCYCIREIRL; encoded by the coding sequence ATGAGCCAGATATTTTATATGTTATCTGATACTGTGCAAAAGAAAATATGGGATATGGGTTGGACACGATTTACACCTATTCAAGAGAAAGCAATTCCCGTTATTATGAATACGCAAAAGGACGTGATTCTTTCGTCAGCTACAGCTTCTGGGAAAACAGAAGCAGCGTTTCTGCCTATTCTTAGCCAAATTGAAGAAACAACGCCTTATACCCTTAAAGTTCTTTATATATCACCATTGAAGGCGTTGATTAATGATCAATTTGAACGCATTCAAAAATTATGTGATCAAATGTATATTCCGGTTCATCGTTGGCACGGTGATGTTAGTCAATATAGTAAAAAGAAGCTTATTGATAATCCTGCTGGTATATTGCAAATCACACCTGAGTCCATTGAAAGCTTGTTTATAAATCATACTCATGCACTGCGTTTGTTGTTTCAGTATCTTCAATTTATCGTGATTGATGAAATTCATGTTTTTATTGATACAGAACGTGGAGTTCAGCTACGTTCATTATTGTCTCGCATTGAGAGATTTACCAAAGATCGGCCTCGTGTTATTGGGTTATCGGCAACAATTGATAATTTTGAGTTAGTTAAGAACTGGGTTAATTACCGAGATCCAGATAACGTTGAAATTATCGAGGCAAAAGAAAGTGATAAAGATCTTTATTATAATTTGATGCATTTTGACAGTGAGAAAATGAGGAGTTATCCTATCGAACTTTATGAAGATATACGTGAATTGACCCGTAATCATTCTGCCTTAATTTTTTTTAATAGCCGAGGTGCTGTTGAAGAAGCAACAGTTATTTTAAATCGTTTGGCTGAACGAGATGGAATAGGGCAGATGTACTACGCACACCATTCTTCGATTGCTAAGGCGGAACGGGAATTTGTTGAGAAGATGATGGCTAAATCTACTGTGCCTAAAAGTATCGTAGCAACCAGCTCATTGGAGCTAGGAATTGATATTGGAGAAATAGATTTTGTTATTCAAGTGGATAGTACTTTTACTGTTTCATCTTTAAAACAAAGGTTAGGAAGGTCAGGCAGAAAACAGGGTAAAGATCAGTATTTGCAATTATATACAGCAGATAAGTACGGGTTATTACAATCTATTGCAGTGATGGATTTATTATTACAAAAGTGGATAGAGCCGAGCAAAGGTTATCCGCGTCCTTATGATATTTTGTTTCATCAAATTATTTCAATGTGCCACCAAATGAACGGCGTTGCACCAGAAGATTTAATTACATTGTTGAAACATAATCGTGCGTTTTATGATTTACCGGAAATAGATATTCGCCTGTTAATTGAACATATGGTTAAGCAAGATTATTTGGAACAACTTAGTGATACAGGTCAGTTGATTGTCGGATTAGAAGGGGAACGACTGCTTAGAGGAAAAGATTTCTATTCTGTTTTTATGACTGAAGATTCGTATGAAGTATTAGATGGAATTAAAAAAATTGGGGAAATTCAAAAAACGCCATTCGTAAATGAAGGAGATAACATCATACTTGCTGGGCGATTGTGGACGATCAAAGAAGTAGATGCTAAACGCAGCAAGGTATATGTGCAGAAAGCAGTGGATGGGCATCCACCTAATTATTCAGGTGGGGGTGTGCGATTGCACCGAAGAATTCCTGAACATATGCATGAGATATTATGTTCAGATTACATATTTGATTTTATCAATGATAATGGTCGCTATACTTTAGAAGAGTTGCGTGCGCCTTATCGTCATTATAAAGTAAGACCAGATGAGAGAATAATATGGAGGATGAATGGCGAACTATTATTTGAAACATTTACCGGGACCAACATTTTTCAAACGTTAATTTGGATGCTTCGCTATTATGGTGTTAATGTAGATAAGACTGATGGTATTGGGCGTATCTCTATTTTGGACAATATTGATTTAATAGAAATATTAAAGGAGATTCGACAGAAAGATTGGTCTTTGAGTGATTTGTTACCTTATACAATGGACCACGAGTTTTTTGTGTCAAAATATAGCCCGTTTCTTCCTAAGGAATTACAGATTAAAATGCATGAAGCACATTATGTTGATATTAAAGGTGTACTCGACTTTCTAAATTGCTATTGTATTCGAGAAATCAGGCTGTAG
- a CDS encoding helix-turn-helix domain-containing protein: MEIIDNKFELGDAWKLIDGLADESTKEMFELDDILYDISMKIYEFRLKNDFTQKQLAEKLGIKQSMV, translated from the coding sequence ATGGAGATTATAGACAATAAGTTTGAATTAGGAGATGCATGGAAGTTAATTGATGGGTTAGCTGATGAATCAACAAAAGAAATGTTTGAATTAGATGATATATTGTATGATATTTCTATGAAAATATATGAATTTAGACTTAAAAATGATTTTACGCAAAAACAGCTTGCCGAAAAATTGGGAATTAAGCAATCGATGGTATAA
- a CDS encoding GNAT family N-acetyltransferase: MNIKIREATQNDYESISTLVKEVHSLHVKNRPDVYADVDNPFTEERFKEILDDDKTKIFVAEDCNNEIIAYSIIEIMTTRNIPILIQRKFAYIDDLCVSSNHRRKGVGRMLFRHIVDYAKKSGYDALELTVWEFNSDAIKFYEGLGMTTRNRRMELKI; the protein is encoded by the coding sequence ATGAATATAAAAATAAGAGAAGCAACGCAAAATGATTATGAATCTATAAGTACTCTTGTTAAAGAAGTACATAGTTTACATGTTAAAAATAGGCCAGATGTGTATGCGGATGTGGACAATCCATTTACAGAAGAAAGATTTAAGGAGATATTAGATGACGATAAAACAAAGATTTTTGTCGCTGAAGATTGTAATAATGAAATAATAGCTTACAGCATTATAGAGATAATGACTACGAGAAATATTCCAATTCTTATACAGAGAAAATTTGCCTATATAGATGATTTATGTGTTAGCTCAAATCATAGAAGAAAAGGTGTAGGAAGAATGCTATTTAGACATATTGTTGATTATGCAAAAAAATCTGGTTATGATGCGCTAGAATTAACTGTATGGGAATTTAATAGCGATGCTATTAAGTTTTATGAGGGATTGGGTATGACGACAAGAAATAGAAGAATGGAATTGAAGATTTAA
- a CDS encoding putative toxin-antitoxin system toxin component, PIN family yields MGKIKIVVDTNIFISAFLGSKKARFLLKDIINDEYILIMSSEQLLEIKEVLNRPKFEKYISKAEIDELVELISLKAIMPAIYDKITDCRDEKDNMILEEAVYGNANYIITGDDDLLILNPYRWIKIVMLRDFLNEIYDL; encoded by the coding sequence ATGGGAAAAATTAAAATAGTTGTAGATACTAACATTTTTATAAGTGCTTTTTTAGGTAGCAAAAAGGCTAGGTTTTTGTTAAAAGATATCATTAACGACGAATATATACTTATAATGTCATCAGAGCAATTGCTTGAAATAAAAGAAGTGTTAAACAGACCTAAATTTGAAAAATATATTTCTAAAGCGGAAATAGATGAATTAGTTGAATTAATTTCTCTAAAAGCAATTATGCCTGCTATATACGATAAGATAACTGATTGTAGAGACGAAAAGGATAACATGATACTTGAGGAAGCTGTCTATGGAAATGCAAATTATATAATAACTGGTGATGATGATCTGCTGATTTTAAATCCTTATAGATGGATAAAAATTGTTATGTTAAGGGATTTTTTAAATGAAATTTATGATTTATAA
- the tnpA gene encoding IS200/IS605 family transposase, whose amino-acid sequence MNIEYRTNRHACYNLKYHLVVVTKYRHKCLTREILERLKEIIENLFSKWDCILIEFNGEADHIHILFEAPPQVQLSKLINNLKTVTARLIRKEYAEHLSKFYWKPYLWNRSYLILSSGGASIEVIKKYIQEQNTPDDQ is encoded by the coding sequence ATGAATATTGAATATAGAACAAATAGACATGCATGCTATAATTTAAAATATCATTTAGTTGTTGTAACAAAATATAGACATAAATGTTTAACAAGAGAAATATTAGAACGGCTAAAAGAAATAATAGAAAATCTGTTTTCTAAGTGGGATTGTATTCTTATTGAATTTAATGGAGAGGCTGATCATATACATATTTTATTTGAAGCACCTCCGCAAGTACAACTTTCTAAATTGATAAATAATCTTAAAACAGTAACTGCAAGATTAATAAGAAAAGAATATGCTGAACATTTATCTAAATTTTATTGGAAACCGTATTTGTGGAACAGAAGCTATCTTATTTTATCATCTGGAGGCGCATCAATCGAAGTTATAAAGAAATATATACAAGAACAAAATACACCTGATGATCAGTAG